The following coding sequences are from one Macaca mulatta isolate MMU2019108-1 chromosome 7, T2T-MMU8v2.0, whole genome shotgun sequence window:
- the SHF gene encoding SH2 domain-containing adapter protein F isoform X4 gives MLLSGAPPAGSRPGPRAQGSAGGGPGGSRRGAGGAGAGPGGGGSGGVAKWLREHLGFRGGGGGGGGSKPAPPEPDYRPPAPSPAAPPAPPPDILAAYRLQRERDFEDPYSGGSSGSAALATPAAPGPTPPPRHGSPPHRLIRVETPGPPAPPADERISGPPASSDRLAILEDYADPFDVQETGEGSAGASGAPEKVPENDGYMEPYEAQKMMAEIRGSKETATQPLPLYDTPYEPEEDGATPEGEGAPWPRESRLPEDDERPPEEYDQPWEWKKERISKAFAGAARDSCT, from the exons ATGTTACTGAGCGGAGCTCCTCCGGCTGGCTCCCGGCCGGGGCCGCGGGCCCAGGGGAGCGCTGGGGGCGGCCCAGGGGGGTCCCGCCGGGGCGCCGGGGGTGCGGGAGCCGGCCCAGGAGGGGGCGGCAGCGGCGGAGTAGCCAAGTGGCTCCGGGAGCACCTGGGCTTCCGCGGGGGGGGCGGCGGCGGAGGGGGCAGCAAGCCGGCGCCCCCTGAGCCGGATTACCGCCCCCCTGCGCCCTCTCCGGCCGCGCCCCCCGCGCCGCCTCCGGACATCCTGGCCGCCTACAGGCTGCAGCGGGAGCGCGACTTCGAAGACCCCTACTCCGGGGGGTCGTCCGGCTCCGCCGCCCTCGCCACCCCTGCTGCCCCCGGCCCCACGCCGCCCCCGCGCCACGGCTCTCCCCCACACCGCCTTATTCGGGTCGAGACCCCGGGGCCCCCGGCGCCCCCTGCTGATGAGCGGATCTCCGGACCCCCCGCCAGCAGCGACAGG CTAGCAATCCTAGAAGACTATGCGGACCCGTTTGATGTTCAGGAGACTGGTGAAGGTTCAGCAGGAGCTTCAGGAGCCCCAGAGAAGGTCCCTGAAAATGATGGCTACATGGAGCCCTATGAGGCTCAAAAGATGATGGCCG AGATCCGGGGCTCCAAGGAGACAGCAACTCAGCCCTTGCCTCTGTATGACACACCCTATGAGCCAGAGGAGGATGGGGCCACCCCGGAAGGTGAGGGGGCCCCCTGGCCCCGGGAGTCCCGCCTGCCAGAGGATGATGAGAGGCCCCCCGAGGAGTATGACCAGCCCTGGGAGTGGAAGAAGGAGCGGATTTCCAAAGCCTTTGCAG